One genomic region from Balaenoptera acutorostrata chromosome 1, mBalAcu1.1, whole genome shotgun sequence encodes:
- the HTR1D gene encoding 5-hydroxytryptamine receptor 1D, translating to MTLFCERTTVKEGAACVKVCGKREPPTMSPPNQSVEGLLQGAPNRSLNATETPGAWEPGTLQALKISLAVVLSIITLATVLSNAFVLTTIFLTRKLHTPANYLIGSLAMTDLLVSILVMPISIAYTTTHTWSFGQLLCDIWLSSDIMCCTASILHLCVIALDRYWAITDALEYSKRQTAGHAAAMIAIVWAISICISIPPLFWRQAEAHEEMSDCLVNTSQISYTIYSTCGAFYVPSVLLVILYGRIYTAARNRILNPPSLYGKRFTTARLVTGSAGSSLCSLIPSLHEGHSHSAGSPLFFNHVKIKLADSVLERKRISAARERKATKTLGIILGAFIICWLPFFVASLVLPICRDSCWIHPALFDFFTWLGYLNSLINPIIYTVFNEEFWQAFQKVVHFRKAS from the coding sequence ATGACCTTATTCTGTGAGAGGACAACTGTGAAGGAAGGAGCTGCGTGTGTGAAAGTCTGTGGGAAGAGAGAGCCACCTACAATGTCCCCACCAAACCAGTCAGTGGAAGGCCTTCTGCAGGGAGCTCCCAACAGATCCCTGAATGCCACAGAAACTCCAGGGGCTTGGGAGCCAGGGACCCTCCAAGCCCTCAAGATTTCTCTTGCTGTGGTCCTTTCCATCATCACACTGGCCACAGTACTTTCCAACGCCTTTGTGCTTACCACCATCTTCCTGACCAGGAAGCTCCACACCCCGGCCAACTATCTCATTGGCTCCCTGGCCATGACTGACCTCTTAGTTTCCATCTTGGTCATGCCTATCAGCATCGCATATACCACCACCCACACCTGGAGCTTTGGCCAACTCTTGTGTGACATCTGGCTGTCTTCTGACATCATGTGCTGCACAGCCTCCATCCTGCATCTCTGTGTCATTGCTCTGGACAGGTACTGGGCCATCACTGATGCCCTGGAGTATAGTAAACGCCAGACAGCAGGCCATGCGGCCGCCATGATTGCCATCGTCTGGGCCATCTCCATCTGCATCTCCATCCCACCACTCTTTTGGCGGCAGGCCGAAGCTCATGAAGAGATGTCGGACTGCCTGGTGAACACTTCTCAGATCTCCTACACCATCTACTCCACCTGTGGGGCCTTCTATGTCCCGTCTGTGTTGCTCGTCATCCTCTATGGCCGGATCTACACGGCCGCCCGGAACCGCATCCTGAATCCGCCATCCCTCTACGGGAAGCGCTTTACCACAGCCCGTCTCGTCACAGGCTCTGCGGGGTCCTCGCTCTGCTCGCTCATTCCCAGCCTTCACGAGGGGCACTCTCATTCCGCCGGTTCCCCTCTCTTTTTTAACCACGTGAAGATCAAGCTTGCGGATAGTGTCCTGGAGCGCAAGAGGATTTCTGCTGCCCGAGAGAGGAAAGCCACTAAAACCCTAGGGATCATTCTGGGGGCCTTTATCATCTGCTGGCTGCCCTTCTTTGTTGCATCTCTGGTCCTCCCCATCTGCCGGGACTCGTGCTGGATCCACCCGGCCCTTTTTGACTTTTTCACCTGGCTAGGCTATCTAAACTCCCTCATCAATCCAATAATCTATACTGTGTTTAATGAAGAGTTTTGGCAAGCATTTCAGAAAGTCGTCCATTTCAGGAAAGCCTCTTAG